In a genomic window of Pelecanus crispus isolate bPelCri1 chromosome 1, bPelCri1.pri, whole genome shotgun sequence:
- the RS1 gene encoding retinoschisin isoform X1 translates to MLKLISCLPSKPSSTLKSYSQQRKEKMRFKMGSVLLSLLFWCKAAPAALALSPGEDERLELWHSKACKCDCQGGPNSVWSSGTNSLECMPECPYHKPLGFESGAVTPDQISCSNPEQYTGWYSSWTANKARLNGQGFGCAWLSKYQDNGQWLQIDLKEVKVISGILTQGRCDADEWMTKYSVQYRTDENLNWVYYKDQTGNNRVFYGNSDRSSSVQNLLRPPIVARYIRLIPLGWHVRIAIRMELLECLGKCG, encoded by the exons ATGCTTAAGTTAATCTCATGCCTTCCCAGCAAGCCAAGCAGCACGCTAAAGAGCTATTCCcaacagaggaaggaaaagatgcGGTTCAAGATGGGAAGCGTCCTGCTGTCTCTTCTTTTCTGGTGCAAAG CTGCCCCAGCTGCACTGGCCCTTTCCCCGGGAGAG GATGAGAGACTGGAGCTGTGGCACAGCAAGGCTTGCAAATGCGACTGCCAAGGAGGTCCTAACTCGGTGTGGTCCAGCGGGACTAACAGCTTAGAGTGCATGCCAG AGTGCCCCTACCACAAGCCCCTGGGCTTTGAGTCTGGCGCCGTCACCCCCGACCAGATAAGCTGCTCCAACCCTGAGCAGTACACAGGCTGGTACTCCTCCTGGACGGCCAACAAGGCCCGCCTCAACGGCCAAGGCTTTGG GTGTGCGTGGCTCTCCAAGTACCAGGACAACGGGCAGTGGCTGCAGATCGACCTGAAGGAGGTGAAGGTGATCTCGGGGATCCTCACGCAAGGGCGCTGTGATGCCGATGAGTGGATGACCAAGTACAGCGTGCAGTACCGCACCGACGAAAACCTCAACTGGGTTTACTACAAGGATCAAACCGGGAACAACCGG GTTTTCTACGGCAACTCGGACCGCTCATCCTCGGTGCAGAACCTGCTGCGGCCGCCCATCGTGGCCCGCTACATCCGCCTCATCCCGCTGGGCTGGCACGTGCGCATCGCCATCCGCATGGAGCTCCTCGAGTGCCTGGGCAAGTGCGGCTGA
- the RS1 gene encoding retinoschisin isoform X2 — MRFKMGSVLLSLLFWCKAALALSPGEDERLELWHSKACKCDCQGGPNSVWSSGTNSLECMPECPYHKPLGFESGAVTPDQISCSNPEQYTGWYSSWTANKARLNGQGFGCAWLSKYQDNGQWLQIDLKEVKVISGILTQGRCDADEWMTKYSVQYRTDENLNWVYYKDQTGNNRVFYGNSDRSSSVQNLLRPPIVARYIRLIPLGWHVRIAIRMELLECLGKCG; from the exons atgcGGTTCAAGATGGGAAGCGTCCTGCTGTCTCTTCTTTTCTGGTGCAAAG CTGCACTGGCCCTTTCCCCGGGAGAG GATGAGAGACTGGAGCTGTGGCACAGCAAGGCTTGCAAATGCGACTGCCAAGGAGGTCCTAACTCGGTGTGGTCCAGCGGGACTAACAGCTTAGAGTGCATGCCAG AGTGCCCCTACCACAAGCCCCTGGGCTTTGAGTCTGGCGCCGTCACCCCCGACCAGATAAGCTGCTCCAACCCTGAGCAGTACACAGGCTGGTACTCCTCCTGGACGGCCAACAAGGCCCGCCTCAACGGCCAAGGCTTTGG GTGTGCGTGGCTCTCCAAGTACCAGGACAACGGGCAGTGGCTGCAGATCGACCTGAAGGAGGTGAAGGTGATCTCGGGGATCCTCACGCAAGGGCGCTGTGATGCCGATGAGTGGATGACCAAGTACAGCGTGCAGTACCGCACCGACGAAAACCTCAACTGGGTTTACTACAAGGATCAAACCGGGAACAACCGG GTTTTCTACGGCAACTCGGACCGCTCATCCTCGGTGCAGAACCTGCTGCGGCCGCCCATCGTGGCCCGCTACATCCGCCTCATCCCGCTGGGCTGGCACGTGCGCATCGCCATCCGCATGGAGCTCCTCGAGTGCCTGGGCAAGTGCGGCTGA